In the Drosophila biarmipes strain raj3 chromosome X, RU_DBia_V1.1, whole genome shotgun sequence genome, one interval contains:
- the LOC108025651 gene encoding uncharacterized protein LOC108025651 yields the protein MSPPRAISLWMTTCLMLSTCTTASPSFEDLGRAQDLEAKDSSVVDTSAGMLDPTQAKQMSYQRPALGYKDYEYILSPRRLGGDTYAADNDLSATSALKIHGEGNLASLNRPVNGVPPKGVPWYGDYSGKLLTSAPMYPSRSYDPYIRRYDRFDEQYHRNYPPYFEDMYMHRQRFDPYDSYSPRIPQYPDPYVMYPDRYTDAPSLRDYPKMRRGYVDEPIPPIDSYSSGKYGPSKQADLAFPPRNERIVYYAHLPEIVRTPYDSASEDRNSAPYKLNKLKKIKSNLRPLANNATTYKMTL from the exons ATGTCGCCGCCTAGAGCCATCTCGCTGTGGATGACGACCTGTCTGATGCTGTCCACCTGCACCACTGCGAGTCCCAGCTTCGAGGACCTTGGTCGGGCGCAGGACTTGGAGGCCAAGGATAGCAGCGTGGTGGACACCTCGGCGGGAATGCTGGACCCAACGCAGGCCAAGCAGATGAGTTACCAGAGGCCGGCCTTGGGATACAAGGACTACGAGTACATCCTCAGTCCCCGACGACTGGGAGGGGATACTTATGCGGCGGACAACGATCTCAGTGCCACCTCCGCCCTCAAGATTCACGGCGAAGGGAATTTGGCCTCGCTGAACAGGCCTGTCAATGGAGTCCCCCCCAAAGGAGTGCCCTGGTATGGTGACTATTCGGGAAAACTACTGACCAGTGCGCCCATGTACCCCTCAAGGTCCTACGATCCCTATATCAGACGATACGACAG ATTCGATGAGCAATACCACCGCAACTACCCGCCGTACTTCGAGGACATGTACATGCACCGCCAGCGCTTCGACCCGTACGATAGCTACAGTCCGCGGATACCGCAGTACCCGGATCCGTACGTCATGTACCCGGACCGCTACACGGACGCGCCCTCCTTGAGGGACTATCCCAAAATGCGACGTGGCTATGTGGACGAGCCCATCCCACCAATAGACTCCTACAGCAGCGGCAAGTACGGTCCTTCGAAGCAGGCCGATCTCGCATTTCCTCCCCGCAACGAGCGGATTGTCTACTATGCCCACCTCCCTGAGATCGTGAGGACACCATACGACAGTGCGTCGGAGGATCGTAACTCAGCTCCCTACAAGCTTAATAAGctgaaaaaaatcaagtcCAATCTGCGACCCTTAGCGAATAATGCCACCACATATAAGATGACGTTGTAG